A window of Vigna unguiculata cultivar IT97K-499-35 chromosome 4, ASM411807v1, whole genome shotgun sequence contains these coding sequences:
- the LOC114181238 gene encoding 54S ribosomal protein L37, mitochondrial-like, with product MAMNHARSIRYILTAKEAGRVAHQRTFATGKAKKGSKGGGAADAPKASTLSKEVKSSTVVGANILKEGTDPKILPDSDYPDWLWHLLDKRPALSELRRKNIETLAYDDLKRFVKLDNRARIKENNTVKAKN from the coding sequence ATGGCTATGAACCATGCCAGATCTATAAGATATATTCTTACAGCCAAAGAGGCAGGTAGGGTTGCACACCAACGAACTTTTGCCACCGGAAAAGCAAAGAAAGGATCTAAAGGGGGTGGAGCTGCTGATGCACCCAAGGCATCAACTCTTAGCAAAGAAGTTAAGTCAAGCACAGTTGTAGGTGCTAACATTCTGAAGGAAGGAACTGATCCAAAAATCCTGCCTGATTCAGACTACCCTGACTGGCTGTGGCATCTGCTCGATAAACGTCCGGCACTTAGTGAACTACGTAGGAAGAATATTGAAACATTAGCTTATGACGATCTAAAACGTTTTGTTAAGCTGGATAACCGGGCAAGGATCAAGGAGAATAACACTGTGAAGGCAAAGAACTGA